A region of Macadamia integrifolia cultivar HAES 741 unplaced genomic scaffold, SCU_Mint_v3 scaffold459, whole genome shotgun sequence DNA encodes the following proteins:
- the LOC122068791 gene encoding uncharacterized protein LOC122068791: protein MSGSVLAICSYGGVLVRDTDGTYMKEGGESIAIRMDGTMNFSQFLEKVCSSWNFSLDGVLLKWLVPGSRCAPISLKGDLDLQNMLDFNSSSAIVDVFVSRADGSIGSDHMGLAGAVLLLHSLSIWMMEMLMRLVTGLLHVQVRHLWTKY, encoded by the exons ATGTCGGGTTCAGTATTGGCTATATGCAGTTATGGTGGAGTGTTAGTAAGAGATACTGATGGAACATATATGAAGGAGGGAGGTGAATCTATTGCAATTCGTATGGATGGAACAATGAATTTCAGCCAGTTCTTGGAGAAGGTTTGTTCATCATGGAATTTCAGCCTTGATGGTGTTTTACTGAAGTGGTTAGTGCCTGGGAGTAGATGTGCTCCTATTAGCCTTAAGGGAGACTTAGACctccaaaatatgttggatttTAACAGTAGTAGTGCCATAGTGGATGTATTTGTGTCAAGGGCTGATGGCTCTATCGGAAGTGATCATATGGGGCTAG CAGGTGCAGTGTTACTTTTGCACAGTCTCAGCATATGGATGATGGAAATGTTGATGAGACTTGTGACAGGGTTATTGCATGTTCAAGTGAGACACCTGTGGACAAAGTACTAA
- the LOC122068795 gene encoding uncharacterized protein LOC122068795 has product MDVDDGMFPVTFAIVSETYNAWILKQHELPIMQLLNIIRVKQMEMMYKRKQKLIKWKYDVGPKINKILKKRVHKSEGLTVRRSSVSGFEVEGDASTHSVDLSLRSCSCKVWEMTGLPCIHASTAIARIRRQLLNYVSHEYHKEAYAQTYEEPINPVPNHDMSFESPTGDTHVVVRPPRTRKRAGRPKRQRIESQDVEKRPQHCSRCGDPRHNRRSCREAI; this is encoded by the exons ATGGATGTAGATGATGGGATGTTTCCTGTCACCTTCGCAATTGTCTCTG AGACATATAATGCATGGATATTGAAGCAACATGAACTGCCCATAATGCAACTCTTGAACATTATAAGGGTGAAACAGATGGAGATGATGTATAAACGTAAGCAGAAATTAATTAAGTGGAAATATGATGTGGGCCCTAAGATTAACAAGATTCTAAAGAAACGAGTTCATAAATCTGAGGGGCTGACTGTTAGGCGATCTTCAGTGTCTGGGTTTGAAGTTGAGGGTGACGCAAGTACACACTCAGTTGACTTAAGTTTGAGATCTTGCTCCTGCAAGGTGTGGGAGATGACAGGTCTGCCCTGTATTCATGCATCTACCGCGATAGCAAGGATTCGTAGACAACTCCTGAATTATGTTTCACATGAGTATCATAAAGAGGCATATGCGCAAACGTATGAAGAACCAATCAATCCTGTCCCTAACCATGATATGTCCTTTGAATCACCCACAGGGGACACACACGTTGTTGTGAGGCCTCCTAGAACTCGTAAGCGTGCAGGCCGACCAAAGAGACAACGTATAGAATCACAAGATGTGGAGAAGCGACCCCAACATTGTAGCAGATGTGGGGATCCTAGGCATAACAGGAGGTCATGTCGAGAGGCAATATAG